One window from the genome of Gimesia aquarii encodes:
- a CDS encoding AAA family ATPase encodes MSRVDIIKESNIVRTPRVMQLEGIFGIAVEKKSRVEFSVELPLNDHTWNIGLIVGPSGCGKTTIAKTLFHKELIRDFKWFENKSILDSFPKDMGIKEITGLLSSVGFSSPPSWLRPFRVLSNGEQFRVTIARALAEQPEFVVIDEFTSAVDRTVAQIGSSAIAKSVRRRQQKFIAVTCHYDIIDWLNPDWIYQPASEEFQWRYERQSRPPISLKIINVHRSAWSLFRKHHYLDSTIHKSANCFIALVDDKPAAFTAVIHFPHKTTPSFREHRTVCLPDFQGVGIGNAMSEYVASLYVCKKPYTSVTGHPAMIRHRARSSLWRMTRKPSTVQHQYGLERIRKSRVSGSAGRITASFQFIGAGRKKEAMKFGLI; translated from the coding sequence ATGTCGCGCGTGGATATTATAAAGGAAAGTAATATCGTACGGACTCCTCGTGTCATGCAACTAGAGGGGATATTTGGCATTGCAGTTGAAAAAAAGAGCCGTGTTGAGTTTTCTGTAGAACTACCTCTAAATGATCACACATGGAACATTGGTTTAATTGTCGGTCCTTCTGGATGTGGAAAGACTACCATTGCCAAAACGCTTTTCCATAAAGAGTTGATTAGAGACTTCAAATGGTTTGAAAACAAAAGTATTCTGGACTCTTTTCCTAAGGATATGGGAATTAAAGAAATCACAGGCCTCCTTTCTTCAGTTGGTTTTTCTTCACCTCCCAGTTGGTTAAGACCATTTCGTGTACTTTCCAATGGCGAACAGTTTCGTGTGACGATAGCACGGGCTTTAGCCGAGCAACCAGAATTTGTGGTCATCGATGAGTTTACGTCAGCCGTTGATCGGACTGTTGCCCAAATCGGAAGTAGTGCCATTGCAAAATCAGTTCGGAGAAGGCAGCAAAAATTTATCGCCGTTACGTGCCATTACGACATTATCGACTGGCTTAATCCTGACTGGATTTATCAACCAGCGTCTGAGGAATTTCAATGGAGGTATGAAAGGCAGTCGCGACCCCCGATTTCCCTCAAAATTATTAACGTGCATCGAAGTGCGTGGTCACTATTCCGGAAACATCACTATTTAGATTCAACAATTCATAAGTCTGCTAACTGTTTTATAGCATTAGTCGACGATAAGCCAGCAGCTTTCACTGCAGTGATTCATTTTCCACACAAAACAACCCCATCATTCAGAGAGCATCGAACAGTCTGTCTCCCTGACTTTCAAGGAGTTGGTATTGGAAATGCCATGAGTGAGTATGTGGCATCTCTTTACGTTTGCAAGAAACCGTACACAAGTGTCACAGGACACCCTGCCATGATTCGCCATCGAGCGAGGTCAAGTTTATGGAGAATGACTCGCAAACCATCTACAGTTCAGCATCAATATGGCTTAGAGCGAATCAGAAAAAGTCGAGTTTCTGGCAGTGCGGGAAGAATTACCGCCAGCTTTCAATTTATCGGCGCGGGACGAAAGAAAGAAGCAATGAAATTTGGCCTGATTTGA
- a CDS encoding PIG-L deacetylase family protein: MKLNFLQERILAVVAHPDDAELLCAGTLARAHHEGATVGICVLCQGDKGQPEPPIEKLAEVRRQEMQTAAKLLGADLFFGENPDGALFDSLEQRRNLTEIMRQFSPTLVLAHSQTDYHADHRAASAITEAATWFSASTGNQTQSSALNQPPVLWWMDTVNMTQFEPHLYIDISEYVSTKLDMLNCHQSQLQRGKDSSFSPLQDLMLQQCRVRGTQSGVPSAEAFQCHIAWKRCSAW, encoded by the coding sequence ATGAAATTAAACTTCCTACAAGAACGCATTCTCGCTGTTGTAGCTCACCCCGATGATGCAGAATTATTATGCGCGGGTACTTTGGCGCGTGCCCATCATGAAGGCGCTACCGTTGGAATATGCGTACTCTGTCAAGGAGACAAAGGACAGCCAGAACCACCTATCGAGAAACTAGCCGAAGTACGACGTCAAGAAATGCAAACAGCAGCGAAACTACTTGGTGCAGATCTCTTCTTTGGTGAAAATCCGGATGGCGCCCTATTTGACAGCTTAGAACAGCGCCGTAATTTGACAGAGATCATGCGGCAGTTTTCACCGACGCTTGTATTGGCACATTCACAAACAGACTATCACGCCGACCACCGTGCAGCCTCAGCTATCACGGAAGCGGCTACGTGGTTCAGTGCCTCTACTGGAAACCAGACACAGTCATCGGCTTTGAACCAGCCACCTGTTCTCTGGTGGATGGATACTGTTAACATGACACAATTTGAGCCACACTTATACATCGATATAAGTGAATATGTTAGCACAAAACTGGACATGCTCAACTGCCACCAAAGCCAATTACAACGCGGCAAGGACTCGAGCTTCTCACCTCTTCAAGACCTTATGCTCCAGCAATGCAGGGTTCGTGGCACTCAGTCGGGTGTCCCGTCTGCAGAGGCCTTTCAATGCCATATCGCCTGGAAACGCTGTTCTGCATGGTAA
- a CDS encoding polysaccharide deacetylase family protein yields MSDSKAVISRRSFLTSLTGSALGIQTVFAQSAETHAPKKAQIAITFDLEMSRQYPQRNIFEWDFQKGNLNKETKDYSLKAAEIAKQSSGLIHFFCVGRVLEQKDITWLKSISEMSHPIGNHTYDHVNVWANEPQKTQFRFQRSPWLLGGKSAEEVIRQNIRLTTEAMKQRLGIVPDGFRTPGGSSNALNNRADLQKMLLVEGFKWVSSKYPKHKYSQPKEKPTEEIYQSILLAQQEAQPYVYPTGLIEIPMSPISDVGAFRSGYWKLKYFLKSVELCVQQAIKQGGVFDFLCHPSIMYVEDPKFETIKLICNLVNQEKDKAEIVGVSDIAKRVS; encoded by the coding sequence ATGTCAGACTCAAAAGCTGTAATTTCTCGCCGGTCATTCCTGACTTCACTAACAGGCTCGGCCTTAGGAATACAAACAGTATTCGCACAATCTGCAGAAACTCATGCTCCGAAAAAAGCACAAATTGCGATTACCTTTGATCTGGAAATGAGCCGCCAATATCCGCAGAGGAATATATTCGAATGGGACTTTCAAAAAGGTAATCTAAACAAAGAAACTAAAGACTATTCATTGAAAGCAGCTGAGATTGCGAAGCAATCAAGCGGGTTGATTCATTTTTTTTGTGTGGGTCGTGTCCTGGAACAAAAAGATATTACCTGGCTTAAAAGTATCTCAGAAATGAGCCATCCCATCGGAAATCATACTTATGACCATGTCAATGTATGGGCTAATGAACCTCAAAAAACACAATTTCGTTTTCAACGTTCTCCCTGGTTACTCGGTGGGAAATCGGCAGAAGAAGTCATTCGTCAAAATATTCGATTGACCACGGAAGCAATGAAACAACGATTAGGAATCGTGCCTGATGGATTCAGAACGCCCGGTGGCTCGAGCAATGCACTTAACAATCGAGCAGATTTGCAAAAAATGTTGCTTGTGGAGGGGTTTAAATGGGTCAGCTCGAAGTACCCAAAACATAAATACAGCCAACCTAAGGAAAAGCCCACAGAGGAAATTTATCAATCGATCTTACTCGCACAACAAGAAGCACAACCTTACGTCTATCCAACTGGCCTGATTGAAATTCCAATGAGTCCCATTAGTGATGTAGGGGCCTTTCGATCTGGATACTGGAAATTAAAATACTTTCTCAAATCTGTTGAACTATGCGTGCAACAGGCAATAAAACAAGGGGGTGTATTTGATTTTCTGTGTCATCCATCCATTATGTATGTCGAAGACCCAAAATTTGAAACTATCAAATTGATTTGTAATCTTGTTAACCAAGAAAAGGACAAAGCTGAAATTGTGGGCGTGAGCGACATTGCAAAACGCGTTTCTTAG
- a CDS encoding trypsin-like peptidase domain-containing protein, translating into MVRVITIIVVLILATIVQAQALVLRTVGKQCTAYGCHQIIGTGACAYIGNIDDRSIYLTAAHNLEGNPAVFVGYAGRWWQAKVIHKRYQKNIDYAVIETQKISANRCFKIAEHQPDNGVDAVAYGYANGIYNMKTIRAKIRVNRNGRFFSKLVAKGDSGGPIVVNDRIVGIIKGHDYKNTLYTESDLIRVELFRIYGRLPACGGSVIIAENPPKPDTPVPKYDEEIAILEGEISKLRGQLDQLSKTKIPVQIIGSNNKVLSEQKYLLGDPIKLRFKAVKK; encoded by the coding sequence ATGGTGAGGGTAATCACTATTATCGTTGTGCTGATATTGGCCACTATTGTGCAGGCTCAGGCATTGGTTCTCCGAACGGTGGGAAAGCAATGTACTGCTTATGGTTGCCACCAAATCATTGGTACGGGAGCTTGTGCCTACATCGGAAACATTGATGACAGGTCGATTTATTTGACAGCTGCTCATAACCTGGAAGGGAACCCGGCAGTGTTTGTTGGCTATGCAGGCAGGTGGTGGCAAGCCAAAGTCATCCATAAGCGATATCAAAAAAATATCGATTATGCTGTGATCGAAACACAGAAAATATCAGCCAATAGATGTTTTAAAATAGCAGAGCATCAACCCGACAATGGTGTTGATGCAGTGGCTTATGGCTATGCAAATGGTATCTATAACATGAAGACCATCAGAGCAAAAATTCGAGTGAACAGAAATGGGAGATTCTTTTCGAAGCTCGTTGCCAAGGGCGATTCAGGTGGACCAATTGTCGTGAATGATCGCATTGTGGGAATAATTAAAGGTCACGATTACAAGAACACACTCTATACAGAATCGGACCTGATTAGAGTTGAGTTATTCAGAATTTATGGAAGGTTGCCTGCGTGTGGGGGATCAGTGATTATTGCGGAAAACCCACCAAAGCCTGATACTCCCGTTCCAAAATATGATGAAGAAATCGCCATATTGGAGGGGGAAATTTCAAAATTACGAGGGCAGTTAGATCAGCTTTCAAAAACAAAAATACCAGTTCAAATCATAGGTTCAAACAATAAGGTCTTAAGCGAGCAAAAATACCTGCTTGGCGACCCTATTAAACTACGTTTTAAAGCCGTTAAAAAGTGA
- a CDS encoding ParB/RepB/Spo0J family partition protein, which produces MKDRVKSFRRIKASQLKRNVKNWRVHPPSQKSALSTILRDVGFASACLVRDCNNGTFELIDGHLRADLAEDEKVPCLILDVTKSEADKILATFDMVTSMADADQIALDKLISSISTESKELQNLLNTLISHDSELLEMVTGKDESHLLTDSFSILIDCKDESEQVMLLQRLKKEGLTCRAWIL; this is translated from the coding sequence ATGAAAGACCGCGTAAAAAGCTTCCGGCGTATTAAAGCTTCACAACTCAAACGCAATGTGAAAAACTGGCGCGTTCATCCTCCATCACAAAAGTCAGCATTAAGTACAATTCTAAGAGATGTAGGGTTTGCTTCGGCTTGCCTTGTAAGAGATTGTAACAATGGGACGTTCGAATTAATTGATGGTCATTTACGCGCTGATCTCGCTGAAGATGAAAAAGTCCCATGCCTGATTTTGGATGTGACAAAATCTGAAGCCGATAAAATATTGGCAACATTTGATATGGTTACATCCATGGCAGACGCTGATCAGATTGCATTAGATAAATTGATTTCTTCGATTTCTACCGAATCAAAGGAACTACAGAATTTACTGAATACTCTGATAAGTCATGATTCTGAATTGTTGGAAATGGTAACCGGTAAAGACGAGTCACATCTCTTAACAGACTCTTTCAGTATTTTGATTGATTGCAAAGATGAATCCGAACAGGTAATGCTTTTACAGCGACTGAAAAAAGAAGGTCTGACATGTCGCGCGTGGATATTATAA
- a CDS encoding isochorismatase family protein, with amino-acid sequence MFGSRDLLFGLFFTFSLILNSQLTNAGEEIRVYHNTLKKLKAPSPLLADHPEFIQPIEELRRFEAPLLVDDEGADLSVRAWRFSYNARGIIEIPNKIRADKTAVIMVHPWGIDDGQGWKTPEPAGAADFCTPEKNHLAGRHTREVIDPFLKRSRKDVALVMYSLIGKVDPIRKKLYRTFDYNPTKTEREQARKDLAKQLKSLPYQGEPLPNRLTLSKEQPVIDYFKQFSGLSAGDRFNGKGFWNVPVPVTSDVTVHDDDVLIFDQEGYEPLKKFLKKEGIRHVLLTGYATDMCFCKTTAGYENLSRDFNVFLVGDASLATFPANSSPKYATNAHISFASLNHLITQVSWIKKIHSD; translated from the coding sequence ATGTTTGGTTCACGTGATTTACTTTTTGGCTTGTTCTTTACATTCTCTTTAATTTTAAATTCACAACTCACTAATGCTGGTGAAGAAATACGCGTTTATCATAATACATTAAAAAAACTGAAAGCTCCCTCTCCATTATTGGCTGATCACCCCGAATTTATTCAACCTATTGAAGAGCTTAGACGATTTGAAGCACCATTGTTAGTTGATGACGAAGGGGCAGACTTGAGTGTAAGGGCCTGGAGATTTTCATATAATGCACGAGGCATCATTGAAATTCCTAATAAAATTCGCGCTGACAAAACTGCCGTGATCATGGTCCATCCCTGGGGAATTGATGATGGTCAAGGCTGGAAAACTCCTGAACCTGCTGGCGCTGCTGACTTTTGTACGCCCGAAAAAAATCATCTTGCAGGACGGCATACACGCGAGGTCATTGATCCATTTTTAAAGCGTTCCAGAAAAGATGTTGCCCTGGTTATGTATAGTCTTATCGGTAAAGTGGATCCTATCAGAAAAAAATTATACCGCACGTTTGACTATAATCCTACAAAAACGGAGCGAGAACAGGCTCGAAAGGATCTCGCAAAACAATTAAAGAGCTTACCTTATCAAGGAGAGCCATTACCGAATCGCTTGACACTTTCCAAAGAACAGCCAGTGATCGATTATTTCAAACAATTTTCTGGCCTGAGCGCAGGTGATCGATTTAATGGTAAAGGTTTCTGGAATGTACCTGTTCCCGTTACAAGCGATGTTACTGTTCATGATGATGATGTCTTGATCTTTGACCAAGAGGGATATGAGCCACTAAAGAAATTTTTGAAAAAAGAGGGCATTCGACATGTCCTCTTAACAGGATATGCAACAGATATGTGCTTCTGTAAAACCACTGCCGGCTATGAAAACCTCTCACGCGATTTCAATGTATTCCTGGTAGGTGATGCAAGCCTCGCCACATTTCCTGCCAACTCTTCACCGAAATATGCAACAAATGCGCATATTTCGTTTGCCTCATTAAATCATTTGATCACACAAGTCTCCTGGATTAAGAAAATCCATTCTGACTAA